The genomic stretch CTTCGGGTCCCGGAAATCCTCGATCAGTAAGCTCGCCCCCGCGTCCCTCAGCACCTTCTCCGGGTTCCCCGTGGTCAGGCCAACCACGGCCACGCCAGCAGCGACGCCAGCCCGGATCCCTGACGCAGAGTCCTGACAAATCCAACGAAAAAGAAACGTTAGGCTTGTCGATACAAAAGGAGAAAGAAAGCAGACTTGATCCTAGGTACCCATGCATGTGAGATTCATTACCTCGAATATCAAGGTGTGATCAGGCGACGCGCCGATGAGCTCGAGGGCCTTGAGGTAGGGGTCTGGGGACGGCTTGGCTCTCTCGCACTCGCTCCCGATGACGAGCACAGGGAAGAAGGTGGTGAGCCCGAGGAGCGACAGCACAAGCTCGCCGTTCGCTCTTGGGGCGTTCGTCACCGCCGCGCGCTTCAGGTTGCGGTCTTCAATCCATTTACACAGATCCTGCAGGCCGTCTAGTCCTTTGAGCTCTCTTGC from Lolium rigidum isolate FL_2022 chromosome 4, APGP_CSIRO_Lrig_0.1, whole genome shotgun sequence encodes the following:
- the LOC124706305 gene encoding haloacid dehalogenase-like hydrolase domain-containing protein Sgpp isoform X1; the protein is MSAAGDSRDLQKLAPLEAILFDIDGTLCDSDPFHFLAFRDLLQQVGFNGGVPITEEFYSANISGWHNDALAGQLFPELDHDKAMEFMDQKEALFRKLAARELKGLDGLQDLCKWIEDRNLKRAAVTNAPRANGELVLSLLGLTTFFPVLVIGSECERAKPSPDPYLKALELIGASPDHTLIFEDSASGIRAGVAAGVAVVGLTTGNPEKVLRDAGASLLIEDFRDPKLLDMLQVLDRAAAQRSKVD
- the LOC124706305 gene encoding haloacid dehalogenase-like hydrolase domain-containing protein Sgpp isoform X2; the protein is MSAAGDRDLQKLAPLEAILFDIDGTLCDSDPFHFLAFRDLLQQVGFNGGVPITEEFYSANISGWHNDALAGQLFPELDHDKAMEFMDQKEALFRKLAARELKGLDGLQDLCKWIEDRNLKRAAVTNAPRANGELVLSLLGLTTFFPVLVIGSECERAKPSPDPYLKALELIGASPDHTLIFEDSASGIRAGVAAGVAVVGLTTGNPEKVLRDAGASLLIEDFRDPKLLDMLQVLDRAAAQRSKVD